Genomic DNA from Halobaculum sp. MBLA0147:
TCCTGAAGCCCGAGTTGTGGCACCGACTCACGCACAGCGGCAATTCTGTCGACGATGCTCGTCGGCCCCGGACGGACGGTCACTGTTCGTCCGTCCTGACTCTGCTCGACGATTCCGTGGTCCGACAGACGGGTCACGCTTCGGGAGACTGTCGACCGTGCGAGCCCGGTTCGATCTGTCAGACCCTGATACTGACGCGCTCCCGCCTCGAGACCGACGAGCACCTGTAGGTCCGACGTGACGAAGCGCACGCAAAACTCTACGAAATCCTATTATAACAGTGTTTCGTAGAGTTTTGCTGTCCCACAATCCAAATACGATAGTAGTGTCGAACAGACTGTAATAGTCGTACAAGAAATAGAGCAGTAATCTCAAACGGATCTGACATATCCACCAGCACTCACCCGACACGCTCGCAGGCGAGTCACACGCGGATCGTGTCGACCGCCGTATTGATACCGCCAGAGGGAGTGACCCGAACCGTGTCCGACTGGGAACTCTACACGGAAGGGAACGCACTGGTTGCCGACTTCGGTGCCGACGTCGAGGTGGCGGACGAGACGTTCGCGGCCGTCAACGAGCAGTTCGAGGAACTCGCGTCACAGTCGGCCGTCGAGACACACGTCTCGGTGTTGCGGATGGAGTCACCGCTGAGCAGCGACGTGTTCGACCGTGCGCGGGAGGCCGCCCGTGTCGGCACGGAGTTCGGAATCGACGAGCGGATCGTCGTCTCGGAGGGGATCAAGAAGATGGCGCTGCGGAGCAAGGTGGACGACATCGACGGCGTCACCGCGGACACGGCCGATTCCGTGGAAGAGGCGTTGGCTGCAGCCAGCGACTCCCGTTAGTCGCCGAACGGTCCCATCCCGCCCATCCCGCCGCCGCCACCGCCGCCGCCCTGCTGCATCTTCTGCATCATCCGTTGCATGTCGCCGTCGCCCATCCCCTGGAACTGCTCCAAGGTGCGCTTCATCATCTGGTACTGGTCGAGCAGTTCGTCGACGCGCTCGACGTCGACACCCGCACCGCGGGCGATGCGCTCACGGCGGTCCTGCCCGATCCGGTTTGGGTCTTCGAGTTCTCGATCCGTCATCGAGTCCATGATGACCTCGAAGTTCCGCATCCGGTCTTTGGTCACGTCCATCGCGTCGTCGGGCAACTGGTCCATCAGCCCGCCGCCGCCCAACCCAGGGATCATGTCGAACACCTGGTCGAGGGGTCCCATGCGGTCCATCGCCTTCATCTGGTTGCGCATGTCGACGAGGGTGAAGTCACCCTCCATCATGTCCTCGGGGTCCCAGTCGTCCTCCTCTTGGGTCTCTTCCATCGCGCGCTCGACGCGTTCGGAGAGCTGCTTGAGGTCCCCCATCCCGAGCAGCCGGGAGATGAACCCGTTCGGCTCGAACCGCTCGATGTCCTGGACGGTCTCGCCAGAGCCGAGGAAGGCGATCGACGACCCCGTCTCGTTGACGGCCGTCAGGGCACCGCCACCCTTCGCCGTCCCGTCGAGTTTGGTGACGACGACGCCGTCGATCCCGATGGCGCGCTCGAACTCCTGGGCCTGATCTTTCGCTCCCTGTCCGATGGCGGCGTCCAACACGAGCAACGAGCGGTCCGGGTCGACGACGCGTTCGATCTCCTCGATCTCCGCGATCAGGTCCTCCTCCAGCGCGTGTCGCCCCGCGGTGTCGACGATGTGGACGTCCGCCTCCTCGGTCGCCTCGAGTCCGTCGCGGGCGATCTGGACGGGGTCCTCGGCGTCGGGGTCGCCGTAGAAGGACACCTCCGCGCGTTCGGCCATCTGCTTGGCCTGGTCGTAGGCACCGGGGCGGAACGTGTCCGTCTGGATCACGGCCGGGCGGAGCCCCTTCTTCGAGAACCACCACGCCATCTTCGCGGCGGAGGTGGTCTTCCCCGACCCCTGGAGTCCCGCGAGGAGGATCGTCTGGTTCTCCAAGGGCACCTCCGTCGACTCGCCGACCAGGTCGACCAGTTCCTCGTAGACGATCCGGAGGACGTGGTCGCGTGCGGTCGTCCCACCCGGCGGCTCCTCTTCGAGAGCGCGCTGTTCGATGTCGCCGGACAACTGCATCACCAAGTCCGTCTCCACGTCCGCCGACAGCAGGGACCGCTGGATCTCGCGGACGACGTTCTCGACGTCCTCCTCGTCGATGCGCGACTTCCCGCGGAGGTCGTCGAGACTGTCCCGCAGAGAACTCCCGAGGTTGTCGAGTACCATTTGCCCGAGGTAGGTGCGCGCTGGGGTAAAGGCTTGTTCGTCCGTGCGACACCGCCTGTCCGGTCACGGTCCACGGTCGTGGCCGACTCGGACTCCGTCTGATCCGTCGACACCGTCGACCGACGAACCCGATTCAGAACCACCAGGCTACTCGTCGGTGTCGTCGACGCCGAAGAGAACGTCTCGTGGGGTCGGCGACGTGGTCCACGAAGCCCCGTCTCGTCAGTTGCTGCTCGAACTGCTGCTACTTCCGCTGCTACTACTGTCACTACTACTGCTACTCCCACTGCTGGAGTTCTTCTTGTCGTCCCCCTTCGCCTTGTCCACGGCGTCTTTGGTCTTGCTGCGGGCTTTCTTCTTGGCACTCCGCTCTATCGACCGCTGTTCCTTGCTCAGTGCGCGCTTGATCCCGTCGATGATCGAGTCGATTACCATGGTTCGTACCTAGTGACGCTCACTACGAGCGTTGATCTACTGTTGCCGGTTCAAATGTTATATAGTATTCGATTTTAGCAATTAACGAGTGAGAAGTACAATCGACACTGTAGACTAGTTCGAGAACTGCACACACGAGAGTGAGTCCGTGGAAGTCCGTTTCGAGCGAGTCACGGAGAGGCGACACCACGGGTAGTCGGTTCACGTGACCCAGGCCGGACGAGAGAGTGTCGAGTCGCGCGACGCCGGTGTCACACCAGGAACGCGACCACGGCCGCCGAAATGAACACGACCTTCAGCACGGTGTTGACGACGATCACCTTCGAGCCGAACGAGGCGCCCCAGATACCGTACTGGAACGGGATCGAGCGCTTGAACGTCGAGACGGCGAAGGTGACGATCCCACCCAACAGCATCGTCACGACCGCCTGGTCGACGGTGAGTGTGTCACCGATCAGCGGCGCGACGGTGGCCGCGCCCGCGGTCGTGTCGAACGCGAACACGACGATCACCGGCACCGCCGCCGCCGGGAGTCCCGTCACCTCCGCCAGCGGCCCCGCGGCGGCCGACAGCGACCGGAACAGCTCCGCGGCCGCCAACACCGTCACGAGCAGGTAGACGGCCGCCAGCCGCGGGACGATCCGACGGAGTTTGCTCGCCGTCGACGCCCACGCGGCGGCGACTGCCCCCGGCTCCGTCTCCTCGTCGCCCTCACCGGTCTCGTCCGTCCCGTCGCTCCCCTCCGTCCCACCGTCGGGTGCCGTCTCGGGGTCGGTCTCCGGATCGGAGTCCGACTCCGTCTCGACGGTGACCGACTCGTCCACGTCGCCGTCGGACAACAGCACCGCACCGGCGAGCACTCCCACGAGGGAGATCCCGAGTGCGATTCCGCCACGCGTGCCGACGTACAACACGCCCACGTCGGGGCCGAGAATCGGGATCAGCACTGGGACGTAGAAGGTGAAGACGTGCTGCGTGAACCCGAAGAACGTGTTGATCGTCACGGCGACGAGCGTCGCTCGGTCGGAGAGACGCCCCGACTCACGGAAGTCGGCGAGCATCCCGTACCCCGCCGTCGTCGAGGCGGCGGTGGTCAGGATCGCCGTCCCGACCTCGTCCGGGAGGTTCGCGGGGCCGGTGAGGTACCGCGAGACGCCCGCGATCTTCTCGACGGCACCGTACTCGACTGCGAGGTTCGCGAGGAACACTCCGAGTCCGATCAACACGGCGATCCGCGCGACCCGCCGCGCCGCGGTCGGCACAACCGTCGCGTAGTCGACACCCGCGAGTGCACGCGCGACGCCGAGCCCCCACTGGGCGAGTGGCTCGAGTGCGGGCGACAGTTGCACGACGGTGATCCCCGTCACACCACCGTCTCGGACCCCGGTGCCCGTGTCGGTTTCGGACCACGACGCTCGGTGGGAACGTGCGGCGAGGCTCAGTCGTCGCTCTCACCGAGCAGTTCGTCGACGAGCGCCTCGGGGTCGAACCGCGTCAGGTGGTCGTACCCCTGGCCGGTACCGAGGAAGAGGATCGGCTTCCCGGTGACGTACGCGATCGAGATCGCCGCACCGCCCGAGGAGTCTGCGTCCGCCTTCGTCAAGATCGCGCCGTCGATGGCCGCCGCGTCGTCGAACTCGCGGGCACGTTCGACGGCGTCCTGGCCCGCGACCGCCTCGTCGACGAACAGCGTCATGTCCGGGTCGACGACGCGGTCGATCTTCGCCAACTGCTCCATCAGGTCGTTCGAGGTGTGGAGCCGTCCGGCCGTGTCACCCAACACCACGTCCACGTCGTTCGCCTCGGCGTACTCGACGGCGTCGTAGATCACCGCCGCCGGATCACCACCCTGGTCGTGGCGGATCAGCTTCCGGTCCAAGGCGTCGGCGTGTTCCTGGATCTGCTCGTTCGCGCCCGCACGGTACGTGTCGCCGTTCGCCATCACCGAGGAGTAGCCGCGGGCCTCGAGGTACCGCGACAGCTTGGCGATGGTCGTCGTCTTCCCCACGCCGTTGACGCCGGTGAACACGATCGTCACGGGCTTGTCCGCCCGTGCGATCCGCTCCTCGAAGTCGAACTGCCCGACGGCGATCACGTCCAACAGGGCGTCGTGGAGCGCCTCCGTCACCAACTCCTCCGTCGTCGAGACCTGTGCGCGGGTCTCGCCGATCATGTTCTCGCGGATCGTGTCGAGGATCTCCTCGGCGACGCTCATCTCCACGTCGGAGTCCAACAGGGCCATCTCGAGGTCCCAGAGTGGGTCCTCCAGGTCGCCCTCCTCGACGATCACCTGGCCGGTCGCGAACGCCTTCGCGCGCTTGAGTCGGCCGGGCCCGTCGTCCGACTCCTCGCTCGGCTCCGCCTCGGCAGCCGCGTCGTCGGTCGTCTCGGCCGCGGTGTCGCCGCCCGCGGCGTCGTCACTCCCGGAACTCGCGGCCGGAGAGTCGGCGTCGGCCTCCGCTTCGGCCTCGGCGGCCTTCTCGTCGACCTCCTCGGCCGCGTCGTCGCGGAACGAGGAGAGCTTGTCCTTCAGGCCGTCGAACATCGCTTACTCGTCGTCGTCCTGCATCTGCTGCATCTGCTGCATCTGCTGTTGTTGGAGCTGCTGTTGCATCTGCTGGGCGCGCTCCTCGAGTTCGTCGGACTCGGCCTCCAGCTCACCCTTCTCCGAGCGGAGGTCGTCGATCCGGTCGTCGAGCGAGTCGCGTTTCCGTTCCAGCGCGTCGACGGCGTCGTCCTGTTCCTGCTCGGCCGCGTAGCCGCCACCCAGCGAGACGACGACCTCGTCGATGTCCTGGATCTCGGCGCGGAGGTACGCGCCGCCGCCCAGCGGCACCTGCACCGTCGAGCCGGACTCGAGCGTCTGGATCGCCTCGATCGCCTCGTCGATCTCCGACTGTTCCTGGCGCACGTCGGCGATCTCGTCGTCGAGTTCGTCGATCTCCGCTTCGATGGCCTCGAGTTCCTGCCCGATCTGCTGGAGCTGCTGTTGCCCACCGCCACCACCGAGACTCATGCGGCCGACACCTCCTCGATCTCGACGCTGTCGCGGTCGAGGTTGTGTTCCGCGCCGAACTGCGAGAGCACGTGCTCGCGTGCGACGTTCTCGTTGGG
This window encodes:
- the pfdA gene encoding prefoldin subunit alpha, producing MSLGGGGGQQQLQQIGQELEAIEAEIDELDDEIADVRQEQSEIDEAIEAIQTLESGSTVQVPLGGGAYLRAEIQDIDEVVVSLGGGYAAEQEQDDAVDALERKRDSLDDRIDDLRSEKGELEAESDELEERAQQMQQQLQQQQMQQMQQMQDDDE
- the rpl18a gene encoding 50S ribosomal protein L18Ae; this encodes MTDYTISGRFETREGSQPFERSVDAPNENVAREHVLSQFGAEHNLDRDSVEIEEVSAA
- a CDS encoding nucleoside recognition protein; this encodes MPTAARRVARIAVLIGLGVFLANLAVEYGAVEKIAGVSRYLTGPANLPDEVGTAILTTAASTTAGYGMLADFRESGRLSDRATLVAVTINTFFGFTQHVFTFYVPVLIPILGPDVGVLYVGTRGGIALGISLVGVLAGAVLLSDGDVDESVTVETESDSDPETDPETAPDGGTEGSDGTDETGEGDEETEPGAVAAAWASTASKLRRIVPRLAAVYLLVTVLAAAELFRSLSAAAGPLAEVTGLPAAAVPVIVVFAFDTTAGAATVAPLIGDTLTVDQAVVTMLLGGIVTFAVSTFKRSIPFQYGIWGASFGSKVIVVNTVLKVVFISAAVVAFLV
- the ftsY gene encoding signal recognition particle-docking protein FtsY, producing MFDGLKDKLSSFRDDAAEEVDEKAAEAEAEADADSPAASSGSDDAAGGDTAAETTDDAAAEAEPSEESDDGPGRLKRAKAFATGQVIVEEGDLEDPLWDLEMALLDSDVEMSVAEEILDTIRENMIGETRAQVSTTEELVTEALHDALLDVIAVGQFDFEERIARADKPVTIVFTGVNGVGKTTTIAKLSRYLEARGYSSVMANGDTYRAGANEQIQEHADALDRKLIRHDQGGDPAAVIYDAVEYAEANDVDVVLGDTAGRLHTSNDLMEQLAKIDRVVDPDMTLFVDEAVAGQDAVERAREFDDAAAIDGAILTKADADSSGGAAISIAYVTGKPILFLGTGQGYDHLTRFDPEALVDELLGESDD
- a CDS encoding signal recognition particle protein Srp54, with protein sequence MVLDNLGSSLRDSLDDLRGKSRIDEEDVENVVREIQRSLLSADVETDLVMQLSGDIEQRALEEEPPGGTTARDHVLRIVYEELVDLVGESTEVPLENQTILLAGLQGSGKTTSAAKMAWWFSKKGLRPAVIQTDTFRPGAYDQAKQMAERAEVSFYGDPDAEDPVQIARDGLEATEEADVHIVDTAGRHALEEDLIAEIEEIERVVDPDRSLLVLDAAIGQGAKDQAQEFERAIGIDGVVVTKLDGTAKGGGALTAVNETGSSIAFLGSGETVQDIERFEPNGFISRLLGMGDLKQLSERVERAMEETQEEDDWDPEDMMEGDFTLVDMRNQMKAMDRMGPLDQVFDMIPGLGGGGLMDQLPDDAMDVTKDRMRNFEVIMDSMTDRELEDPNRIGQDRRERIARGAGVDVERVDELLDQYQMMKRTLEQFQGMGDGDMQRMMQKMQQGGGGGGGGMGGMGPFGD